A section of the Oncorhynchus gorbuscha isolate QuinsamMale2020 ecotype Even-year linkage group LG04, OgorEven_v1.0, whole genome shotgun sequence genome encodes:
- the LOC124034413 gene encoding myotubularin-related protein 3-like isoform X2, translating to MEEEGPQSMECIQANQIFPKKPPVLEEGSLQVPFPELHGEFTKYVGRAEDAIIAMSSYRLHIKFKESIVNSDSCCEVSVPLQLIETVECRDMFQLHVTCKDCKVVRCQFSTLEQCQEWLKRLNAAVRPPSCLEDLFSFPFHAWCVDVYAGEKEQHGELCRPGEHVTSWFKNEVERMGFDTQNAWRISDINSKFRLCSSYPQQLLVPAWITDKELENVAAFRSWKRFPAVVFRHQSTGAVIARCGQPEVSWWGWRNADDEHLVQSIARACAVDCSSRKHLANGSYINGTNGIIGTNDLVDTDFESSLTNSSEVETLAIQPQKLLILDARSYAAAVANRAKGGGCECPEYYPNCEVVFMGMANIHSIRKSFQSLRFLCTQMPDPANWLSALESTKWLQHLSLLLKAALLVLNAVDRDHRPVLVHCSDGWDRTPQIAALSKLLLDPYYRTIEGFQVLVETEWLDFGHKFADRCGHGENSEDLNERCPVFLQWLDCVHQLQRQFPCSFEFNEAFLVKMVQHSYSCLFGTFLCNSGKEREDRQVRERTCSVWSLLRPANRALRNMLYSSHSETVLHPVCHVRNLMLWTAVYLPSSSPTTPSDESCAPYPVPGANPEDTPLGRRPKTRSFDNLPSACELGSSLAPNRRSSDPNLNEKWQDHRRSLELNIAMEPDGGGAQEGRANGQPGAAGPQAGTADSEPEDIPEGGQIELRDRASKGLLAAGEELELSIELAVAEGQMENILQEATKEEVGADTQREADAADPPIAVAQTLFDANVNGREMEKEASTSDDKADKQSNNNGAENQTEATITNGHHPEKGTDEPEEESSVSPGSPTDVPEEQEVDVPEEQEVDVPEEQEVDVPEEQEVDVPEEQEVDVPEEQEVDVPEEQEVDVPEEQEVDVPEEQEVDVPEEQEVDVPEEQEVDVPEEQEVDVPEEQEVVEKQEEVLVKHVLENRTAQEEPDHNPSTSTPSPAHAALRTMINGFGERTPVAAENHLPPELKSSRHLSEVLVQADKRAFLMESSTETLTEEACTRPEAPGQVPICAGPQPCSEGRSQPPCHRRVNGEAEPEQGAPRTSHGGHKRPSVSAFQSLSADPSREGQCNGESLEGEPCSGPHWAKVNGERAPLSRQVSLASCSSLTHHRRGSCSQHRCLHALLGRPAATPSPEQPARSHLDDDGLMLHTDAIQQRLRQIEAGHQMEVEMLKKQVQELWSRLESHHHAASLRINGDLGDEMTSMTDSEYNLDASCLSRCSTELFSEASWEQVDKNDTEVTRWYPDHLAAQCYGCESRFWLATRKHHCSDREPVQEVWNCGNVFCASCCDQKLPVPSQQLFEPTRVCKTCYGSLQINTAPNPMELELEEPITASSN from the exons ATG gaggaggaggggccgCAGAGCATGGAATGTATCCAGGCCAATCAGATCTTCCCCAAGAAGCCCCCAGTCCTGGAGGAGGGGAGCCTGCAG GTGCCCTTTCCCGAGCTGCATGGGGAGTTCACAAAGTACGTGGGGAGAGCGGAGGATGCAATCATCGCCATGTCCAGCTACCGCCTCCACATCAAGTTCAAAGAGTCCATCGTAAAT AGTGACAGTTGTTGTGAGGTGTCA GTCCCTCTGCAGCTCATAGAGACTGTGGAGTGTCGTGACATGTTCCAGCTCCATGTCACCTGCAAGGACTGTAAAGTCGTCAG GTGTCAATTCTCCACCTTAGAGCAGTGTCAGGAGTGGCTGAAGCGGCTGAACGCTGCGGTCCGCCCTCCGTCTTGCTTGGAGgacctcttctccttccccttccaTGCCTGGTGTGTGGACGTGTATGCCGGGGAGAAGGAGCAGCACGGGGAGCTGTGCAGGCCAG GAGAGCATGTGACCTCCTGGTTCAAGAATGAGGTGGAGAGGATGGGCTTTGACACTCAAAACGCCTGGAGGATATCTGACATCAACAGCAAGTTCAG GCTGTGCTCCAGCTATCCGCAGCAGCTCCTTGTGCCAGCCTGGATCACAGACAAGGAGCTGGAGAACGTGGCAGCCTTCCGCTCCTGGAAGAGGTTCCCGGCCGTTGTGTTCAG GCACCAGAGCACTGGGGCTGTGATCGCCCGCTGCGGCCAGCCGGAGGTCAGTTGGTGGGGCTGGAGGAATGCAGACGACGAGCACCTGGTCCAGTCCATCGCCAGGGCCTGTGCTGTGGACTGCAGCTCCCGCAAACACCTGGCAAACGGATCCTACatcaatggaaccaatggaatcaTCGGCACCAATGACCTCGTGGACACTGACTTCG AATCGTCCCTGACGAACAGCTCGGAGGTAGAGACGCTGGCCATCCAGCCACAAAAGCTGCTGATCCTGGATGCCAGGTCCTATGCAGCCGCTGTGGCCAACAGGGCCAAGGGAGGGGGCTGTGAATGCCCAG AGTACTACCCCAACTGTGAGGTGGTGTTCATGGGCATGGCCAACATCCACTCCATCCGCAAGAGTTTCCAGTCCCTGCGCTTCCTCTGCACCCAGATGCCCGACCCGGCCAA CTGGCTGTCTGCTCTAGAGAGCACCAAGTGGCTGCAGCATCTATCTCTGCTGCTGAAGGCTGCCCTGCTGGTGTTGAACGCTGTGGACCGCGACCACAGACCTGTTCTGGTGCACTGCTCTGACGGATGGGACCGCACGCCCCAGATCGCTGCCCTGTCCAAGCTCTTGTTGGACCCATACTACCGCACCATTGAG GGTTTCCAGGTGCTGGTGGAGACTGAGTGGCTGGACTTTGGCCATAAGTTTGCTGACCGCTGTGGCCACGGGGAGAACTCAGAGGACCTGAACGAGCGCTGCCCGGTCTTCCTGCAGTGGCTGGACTGTGTTCACCAGCTCCAAAGGCAGTTCCCATGCTCCTTTGAGTTCAATGAGGCCTTCCTG GTGAAGATGGTGCAGCATTCCTACTCGTGTCTGTTTGGCACCTTCCTGTGCaacagtgggaaggagagggaggaccgTCAGGTTCGGGAGAGGACCTGCTCCGTGTGGTCACTGCTGCGACCAGCCAACCGCGCCTTGAGGAACATGCTCTACTCCTCCCACTCCGAGACT GTGCTCCACCCAGTGTGTCATGTACGTAACCTGATGCTGTGGACGGCAGTCTACCTTCCCAGCTCTTCCCCCACCACGCCCTCTGACGAGTCGTGTGCACCCTATCCTGTGCCAGGTGCCAACCCTGAGGACACTCCCCTGGGCAG ACGTCCGAAGACCCGTTCCTTCGATAACTTGCCCAGCGCATGTGAGCTGGGGAGCTCGCTTGCCCCCAACCGGCGCTCCAGTGACCCAAACCTGAATGAGAAGTGGCAGGACCACCGGCGCTCTCTGGAGCTCAACATCGCTATGGAGCCTGATGGAGGGGGAGCTCAGGAAGGGCGTGCTAACGGCCAGCCTGGAGCAGCAGGGCCTCAGGCAGGCACGGCCGACTCTGAGCCGGAAGACATCCCTGAAGGAGGGCAGATTGAGCTGAGAGACAGAGCCTCCAAGGGGTTGTTAGCAGCAGGAGAAGAGCTTGAGCTCTCCATTGAGCTGGCTGTGgcagagggacagatggagaacATTCTCCAGGAAGCAACAAAGGAGGAGGTTGGTGCCGACACTCAGAGAGAAGCTGACGCTGCTGATCCTCCTATTGCCGTGGCTCAAACTCTATTTGATGCTAATGTtaatggaagagagatggagaaagaggccAGCACCAGTGATGATAAGGCTGATAAACAAAGTAACAACAATGGGGCTGAGAATCAGACGGAGGCTACTATCACGAATGGGCATCACCCAGAGAAGGGCACAGATGAACCTGAGGAGGAGTCTAGTGTCTCTCCAGGCAGTCCCACAGACGTTCCAGAGGAGCAGGAGGTGGACGTTCCAGAGGAGCAGGAGGTGGACGTTCCAGAGGAGCAGGAGGTGGACGTTCCAGAGGAGCAGGAGGTGGACGTTCCAGAGGAGCAGGAGGTGGACGTTCCAGAGGAGCAGGAGGTGGACGTTCCAGAGGAGCAGGAGGTGGACGTTCCAGAGGAGCAGGAGGTGGACGTTCCAGAGGAGCAGGAGGTGGACGTTCCAGAGGAGCAGGAGGTGGACGTTCCAGAGGAGCAGGAGGTGGACGTTCCAGAGGAGCAGGAGGTGGACGTTCCAGAGGAGCAGGAGGTGGTAGAGAAGCAGGAAGAAGTGCTGGTGAAGCATGTTCTGGAGAACCGTACTGCCCAGGAGGAGCCAGACCACAACCCTAGCACCAGCACCCCCAGCCCAGCTCACGCTGCCCTTAGAACTATGATCAATGGCTTTGGAGAGAGGACACCAGTGGCTGCTGAGAATCACCTTCCACCAGAGCTGAAGTCCAGCAGACATCTCTCAGAGGTCCTAGTGCAGGCTGACAAGAGGGCCTTCCTCATGGAGAGCTCAACAGAGACTCTGACTGAAGAGGCCTGCACCAGGCCAGAGGCCCCAGGGCAGGTACCCATCTGTGCAGGCCCCCAGCCCTGCTCTGAAGGTAGGAGTCAACCCCCCTGCCACAGGAGAGTGAACGGggaggcagagccagagcaggGGGCACCCAGGACTTCACATGGAGGACACAAGCGGCCCTCCGTCAGTGCCTTCCAGTCTTTGAGTGCTGATCCCAGCAGGGAGGGACAGTGTAATGGCGAGAGCTTGGAGGGGGAGCCCTGCAGTGGCCCTCACTGGGCCAAGGTGAATGGGGAGCGGGCCCCACTGAGCCGCCAGGTGTCCCTGGCCTCCTGCAGCTCCCTGACCCACCACCGCCGGGGCAGCTGCTCCCAGCACCGCTGCCTCCATGCCCTACTGGGGCGCCCTGCCGCCACACCCAGCCCCGAGCAGCCGGCCCGCAGTCACCTGGACGATGATGGGCTGATGCTCCACACAGACGCCATCCAGCAGCGGTTGAGGCAGATCGAGGCAGGCCACCAGATGGAGGTGGAGATGCTGAAGAAGCAGGTGCAGGAGCTGTGGAGCCGCCTGGAGAGCCATCACCACGCAGCGTCCCTCAGGATCAACGGAGATCTGGGAGACGAAATG ACCTCAATGACAGACTCTGAGTATAACCTGGATGCTAGCTGCCTGTCCCGCTGCAGTACAGAGCTCTTTTCCGAGGCTAGCTGGGAGCAGGTGGACAAGAATGACACTGAG GTGACCCGCTGGTACCCGGACCACTTGGCAGCCCAGTGCTACGGGTGTGAGAGTAGGTTCTGGCTCGCCACCAGGAAGCATCACTGCAG tgacagggagCCTGTCCAAGAGGTCTG GAACTGTGGGAATGTATTCTGTGCCAGCTGCTGCGACCAGAAGCTACCCGTGCCAAGCCAGCAGCTGTTTGAGCCCACCCGTGTTTGTAAGACCTGCTACGGCAGCCTCCAGATCAATACAGCTCCCAATCCCATGGAACTGGAGCTGGAGGAACCCATCACAGCCAGCTCCAACTAG
- the LOC124034413 gene encoding myotubularin-related protein 3-like isoform X3, which produces MEEEGPQSMECIQANQIFPKKPPVLEEGSLQVPFPELHGEFTKYVGRAEDAIIAMSSYRLHIKFKESIVNVPLQLIETVECRDMFQLHVTCKDCKVVRCQFSTLEQCQEWLKRLNAAVRPPSCLEDLFSFPFHAWCVDVYAGEKEQHGELCRPGEHVTSWFKNEVERMGFDTQNAWRISDINSKFRLCSSYPQQLLVPAWITDKELENVAAFRSWKRFPAVVFRHQSTGAVIARCGQPEVSWWGWRNADDEHLVQSIARACAVDCSSRKHLANGSYINGTNGIIGTNDLVDTDFVSESSLTNSSEVETLAIQPQKLLILDARSYAAAVANRAKGGGCECPEYYPNCEVVFMGMANIHSIRKSFQSLRFLCTQMPDPANWLSALESTKWLQHLSLLLKAALLVLNAVDRDHRPVLVHCSDGWDRTPQIAALSKLLLDPYYRTIEGFQVLVETEWLDFGHKFADRCGHGENSEDLNERCPVFLQWLDCVHQLQRQFPCSFEFNEAFLVKMVQHSYSCLFGTFLCNSGKEREDRQVRERTCSVWSLLRPANRALRNMLYSSHSETVLHPVCHVRNLMLWTAVYLPSSSPTTPSDESCAPYPVPGANPEDTPLGRRPKTRSFDNLPSACELGSSLAPNRRSSDPNLNEKWQDHRRSLELNIAMEPDGGGAQEGRANGQPGAAGPQAGTADSEPEDIPEGGQIELRDRASKGLLAAGEELELSIELAVAEGQMENILQEATKEEVGADTQREADAADPPIAVAQTLFDANVNGREMEKEASTSDDKADKQSNNNGAENQTEATITNGHHPEKGTDEPEEESSVSPGSPTDVPEEQEVDVPEEQEVDVPEEQEVDVPEEQEVDVPEEQEVDVPEEQEVDVPEEQEVDVPEEQEVDVPEEQEVDVPEEQEVDVPEEQEVDVPEEQEVDVPEEQEVVEKQEEVLVKHVLENRTAQEEPDHNPSTSTPSPAHAALRTMINGFGERTPVAAENHLPPELKSSRHLSEVLVQADKRAFLMESSTETLTEEACTRPEAPGQVPICAGPQPCSEGRSQPPCHRRVNGEAEPEQGAPRTSHGGHKRPSVSAFQSLSADPSREGQCNGESLEGEPCSGPHWAKVNGERAPLSRQVSLASCSSLTHHRRGSCSQHRCLHALLGRPAATPSPEQPARSHLDDDGLMLHTDAIQQRLRQIEAGHQMEVEMLKKQVQELWSRLESHHHAASLRINGDLGDEMTSMTDSEYNLDASCLSRCSTELFSEASWEQVDKNDTEVTRWYPDHLAAQCYGCESRFWLATRKHHCSDREPVQEVWNCGNVFCASCCDQKLPVPSQQLFEPTRVCKTCYGSLQINTAPNPMELELEEPITASSN; this is translated from the exons ATG gaggaggaggggccgCAGAGCATGGAATGTATCCAGGCCAATCAGATCTTCCCCAAGAAGCCCCCAGTCCTGGAGGAGGGGAGCCTGCAG GTGCCCTTTCCCGAGCTGCATGGGGAGTTCACAAAGTACGTGGGGAGAGCGGAGGATGCAATCATCGCCATGTCCAGCTACCGCCTCCACATCAAGTTCAAAGAGTCCATCGTAAAT GTCCCTCTGCAGCTCATAGAGACTGTGGAGTGTCGTGACATGTTCCAGCTCCATGTCACCTGCAAGGACTGTAAAGTCGTCAG GTGTCAATTCTCCACCTTAGAGCAGTGTCAGGAGTGGCTGAAGCGGCTGAACGCTGCGGTCCGCCCTCCGTCTTGCTTGGAGgacctcttctccttccccttccaTGCCTGGTGTGTGGACGTGTATGCCGGGGAGAAGGAGCAGCACGGGGAGCTGTGCAGGCCAG GAGAGCATGTGACCTCCTGGTTCAAGAATGAGGTGGAGAGGATGGGCTTTGACACTCAAAACGCCTGGAGGATATCTGACATCAACAGCAAGTTCAG GCTGTGCTCCAGCTATCCGCAGCAGCTCCTTGTGCCAGCCTGGATCACAGACAAGGAGCTGGAGAACGTGGCAGCCTTCCGCTCCTGGAAGAGGTTCCCGGCCGTTGTGTTCAG GCACCAGAGCACTGGGGCTGTGATCGCCCGCTGCGGCCAGCCGGAGGTCAGTTGGTGGGGCTGGAGGAATGCAGACGACGAGCACCTGGTCCAGTCCATCGCCAGGGCCTGTGCTGTGGACTGCAGCTCCCGCAAACACCTGGCAAACGGATCCTACatcaatggaaccaatggaatcaTCGGCACCAATGACCTCGTGGACACTGACTTCG TTTCAGAATCGTCCCTGACGAACAGCTCGGAGGTAGAGACGCTGGCCATCCAGCCACAAAAGCTGCTGATCCTGGATGCCAGGTCCTATGCAGCCGCTGTGGCCAACAGGGCCAAGGGAGGGGGCTGTGAATGCCCAG AGTACTACCCCAACTGTGAGGTGGTGTTCATGGGCATGGCCAACATCCACTCCATCCGCAAGAGTTTCCAGTCCCTGCGCTTCCTCTGCACCCAGATGCCCGACCCGGCCAA CTGGCTGTCTGCTCTAGAGAGCACCAAGTGGCTGCAGCATCTATCTCTGCTGCTGAAGGCTGCCCTGCTGGTGTTGAACGCTGTGGACCGCGACCACAGACCTGTTCTGGTGCACTGCTCTGACGGATGGGACCGCACGCCCCAGATCGCTGCCCTGTCCAAGCTCTTGTTGGACCCATACTACCGCACCATTGAG GGTTTCCAGGTGCTGGTGGAGACTGAGTGGCTGGACTTTGGCCATAAGTTTGCTGACCGCTGTGGCCACGGGGAGAACTCAGAGGACCTGAACGAGCGCTGCCCGGTCTTCCTGCAGTGGCTGGACTGTGTTCACCAGCTCCAAAGGCAGTTCCCATGCTCCTTTGAGTTCAATGAGGCCTTCCTG GTGAAGATGGTGCAGCATTCCTACTCGTGTCTGTTTGGCACCTTCCTGTGCaacagtgggaaggagagggaggaccgTCAGGTTCGGGAGAGGACCTGCTCCGTGTGGTCACTGCTGCGACCAGCCAACCGCGCCTTGAGGAACATGCTCTACTCCTCCCACTCCGAGACT GTGCTCCACCCAGTGTGTCATGTACGTAACCTGATGCTGTGGACGGCAGTCTACCTTCCCAGCTCTTCCCCCACCACGCCCTCTGACGAGTCGTGTGCACCCTATCCTGTGCCAGGTGCCAACCCTGAGGACACTCCCCTGGGCAG ACGTCCGAAGACCCGTTCCTTCGATAACTTGCCCAGCGCATGTGAGCTGGGGAGCTCGCTTGCCCCCAACCGGCGCTCCAGTGACCCAAACCTGAATGAGAAGTGGCAGGACCACCGGCGCTCTCTGGAGCTCAACATCGCTATGGAGCCTGATGGAGGGGGAGCTCAGGAAGGGCGTGCTAACGGCCAGCCTGGAGCAGCAGGGCCTCAGGCAGGCACGGCCGACTCTGAGCCGGAAGACATCCCTGAAGGAGGGCAGATTGAGCTGAGAGACAGAGCCTCCAAGGGGTTGTTAGCAGCAGGAGAAGAGCTTGAGCTCTCCATTGAGCTGGCTGTGgcagagggacagatggagaacATTCTCCAGGAAGCAACAAAGGAGGAGGTTGGTGCCGACACTCAGAGAGAAGCTGACGCTGCTGATCCTCCTATTGCCGTGGCTCAAACTCTATTTGATGCTAATGTtaatggaagagagatggagaaagaggccAGCACCAGTGATGATAAGGCTGATAAACAAAGTAACAACAATGGGGCTGAGAATCAGACGGAGGCTACTATCACGAATGGGCATCACCCAGAGAAGGGCACAGATGAACCTGAGGAGGAGTCTAGTGTCTCTCCAGGCAGTCCCACAGACGTTCCAGAGGAGCAGGAGGTGGACGTTCCAGAGGAGCAGGAGGTGGACGTTCCAGAGGAGCAGGAGGTGGACGTTCCAGAGGAGCAGGAGGTGGACGTTCCAGAGGAGCAGGAGGTGGACGTTCCAGAGGAGCAGGAGGTGGACGTTCCAGAGGAGCAGGAGGTGGACGTTCCAGAGGAGCAGGAGGTGGACGTTCCAGAGGAGCAGGAGGTGGACGTTCCAGAGGAGCAGGAGGTGGACGTTCCAGAGGAGCAGGAGGTGGACGTTCCAGAGGAGCAGGAGGTGGACGTTCCAGAGGAGCAGGAGGTGGTAGAGAAGCAGGAAGAAGTGCTGGTGAAGCATGTTCTGGAGAACCGTACTGCCCAGGAGGAGCCAGACCACAACCCTAGCACCAGCACCCCCAGCCCAGCTCACGCTGCCCTTAGAACTATGATCAATGGCTTTGGAGAGAGGACACCAGTGGCTGCTGAGAATCACCTTCCACCAGAGCTGAAGTCCAGCAGACATCTCTCAGAGGTCCTAGTGCAGGCTGACAAGAGGGCCTTCCTCATGGAGAGCTCAACAGAGACTCTGACTGAAGAGGCCTGCACCAGGCCAGAGGCCCCAGGGCAGGTACCCATCTGTGCAGGCCCCCAGCCCTGCTCTGAAGGTAGGAGTCAACCCCCCTGCCACAGGAGAGTGAACGGggaggcagagccagagcaggGGGCACCCAGGACTTCACATGGAGGACACAAGCGGCCCTCCGTCAGTGCCTTCCAGTCTTTGAGTGCTGATCCCAGCAGGGAGGGACAGTGTAATGGCGAGAGCTTGGAGGGGGAGCCCTGCAGTGGCCCTCACTGGGCCAAGGTGAATGGGGAGCGGGCCCCACTGAGCCGCCAGGTGTCCCTGGCCTCCTGCAGCTCCCTGACCCACCACCGCCGGGGCAGCTGCTCCCAGCACCGCTGCCTCCATGCCCTACTGGGGCGCCCTGCCGCCACACCCAGCCCCGAGCAGCCGGCCCGCAGTCACCTGGACGATGATGGGCTGATGCTCCACACAGACGCCATCCAGCAGCGGTTGAGGCAGATCGAGGCAGGCCACCAGATGGAGGTGGAGATGCTGAAGAAGCAGGTGCAGGAGCTGTGGAGCCGCCTGGAGAGCCATCACCACGCAGCGTCCCTCAGGATCAACGGAGATCTGGGAGACGAAATG ACCTCAATGACAGACTCTGAGTATAACCTGGATGCTAGCTGCCTGTCCCGCTGCAGTACAGAGCTCTTTTCCGAGGCTAGCTGGGAGCAGGTGGACAAGAATGACACTGAG GTGACCCGCTGGTACCCGGACCACTTGGCAGCCCAGTGCTACGGGTGTGAGAGTAGGTTCTGGCTCGCCACCAGGAAGCATCACTGCAG tgacagggagCCTGTCCAAGAGGTCTG GAACTGTGGGAATGTATTCTGTGCCAGCTGCTGCGACCAGAAGCTACCCGTGCCAAGCCAGCAGCTGTTTGAGCCCACCCGTGTTTGTAAGACCTGCTACGGCAGCCTCCAGATCAATACAGCTCCCAATCCCATGGAACTGGAGCTGGAGGAACCCATCACAGCCAGCTCCAACTAG